One segment of Arcanobacterium phocae DNA contains the following:
- a CDS encoding 50S ribosomal protein bL37, translated as MSKRSRKRRDRKKRGSNHGKRPNT; from the coding sequence ATGTCGAAGCGTTCGCGTAAGCGCCGTGACCGCAAGAAGCGCGGTTCTAACCACGGCAAGCGTCCCAACACCTGA
- a CDS encoding heme/hemin ABC transporter substrate-binding protein, producing the protein MKLKVTSVLAVLALALTACSTPVHPSEAAKEQQPSQTQPSQSVDLPNPHDLNGLTVVPDIADPDPIEGKFTQKLPVTVTDAEGNEVTITDTSRILAMDLPGTLSRTVIALGYGKNLVGRTVSSTEKQLAELPVVTQNGHTLNTEAILSLEPTVILADRSVGPPEAIDQLRASGIPLVLIDAERGLDKNTPLIMAIARALGNEAAGKALAERTEKETNEALEQIKQWTPEKPLEAAFLYVRGTGGVFFILGTKEGATELISAVGAKDLASEQGITGVTPANAEALVSLNPEVIFTMSAGLESTEGMDGFLARPGVSETRAGQKQRVIAIPDGLSLSFGPQTGQTLLAVARALYGVK; encoded by the coding sequence ATGAAACTAAAAGTCACTTCTGTCCTAGCAGTGCTAGCCCTGGCGTTGACCGCGTGTTCTACGCCGGTGCATCCCAGCGAAGCTGCCAAAGAGCAACAACCATCTCAAACGCAACCGAGTCAATCTGTTGATCTGCCAAATCCTCACGATTTAAACGGTCTTACGGTAGTTCCAGATATTGCGGATCCCGATCCTATCGAAGGTAAATTCACACAAAAGCTACCAGTAACCGTCACTGATGCCGAAGGCAACGAAGTAACCATTACGGACACCTCGCGGATCCTTGCAATGGATTTGCCCGGAACATTGAGTCGAACAGTTATCGCACTCGGCTACGGAAAAAACTTGGTTGGACGCACTGTTTCTTCTACGGAAAAACAGCTTGCCGAGCTACCGGTTGTGACCCAAAATGGGCATACCTTGAATACCGAGGCAATTTTGTCGCTCGAGCCTACAGTTATTCTTGCCGATCGTAGCGTTGGCCCACCAGAAGCAATCGACCAATTGCGGGCATCAGGTATTCCGCTGGTTCTGATTGATGCAGAGCGTGGTTTAGACAAAAATACCCCGTTAATCATGGCTATCGCGCGTGCGCTCGGAAACGAAGCCGCAGGAAAGGCGCTAGCAGAGCGCACTGAAAAAGAAACGAATGAGGCTCTAGAGCAGATTAAGCAGTGGACACCAGAGAAGCCACTAGAAGCCGCATTTTTGTATGTGCGTGGAACCGGTGGCGTGTTCTTTATCCTGGGAACGAAGGAAGGAGCCACCGAACTTATTTCGGCAGTCGGGGCAAAAGATCTAGCAAGTGAACAGGGCATTACTGGTGTGACCCCAGCGAATGCTGAAGCGCTGGTGTCGCTCAACCCAGAAGTCATTTTCACGATGAGTGCAGGGTTGGAATCTACTGAAGGTATGGATGGCTTCCTTGCTCGGCCTGGAGTTTCCGAAACTCGTGCCGGCCAAAAACAACGTGTTATCGCGATCCCAGACGGGTTATCATTATCCTTCGGACCTCAAACCGGGCAAACGCTTTTGGCGGTAGCCCGCGCCCTATACGGAGTTAAGTAA
- a CDS encoding mycothiol system anti-sigma-R factor: protein MKRFDELLAQLDECHCADIECDCSEVLTHLFELVDADMPTSQAERLLQHSAACDHCGEAIRSEIRVRLALQRSCHGDIAPAELRAKIVQVICG from the coding sequence ATGAAACGTTTCGATGAATTATTGGCGCAACTAGATGAGTGTCACTGTGCTGATATCGAATGTGATTGCTCCGAAGTCCTCACACACTTATTTGAATTAGTTGATGCAGATATGCCAACAAGTCAAGCTGAGCGGCTTCTGCAACATAGCGCGGCGTGTGATCACTGTGGTGAAGCAATACGGAGCGAAATACGGGTACGGCTGGCGTTACAGCGGTCATGCCACGGAGATATTGCTCCGGCCGAATTACGTGCCAAAATTGTTCAGGTGATCTGTGGATAA
- a CDS encoding HtaA domain-containing protein, with protein MRKMFVSTALATALMFANAVPAFAADQESGKSPVVAGASESNEASEAGPQTEETAEEPVTVQASPAATESEPEEKLVQEAPEKESVEEKSAEKSAVDEGLVEVKEAYANWDFRKSFREYVGIEGERLTGVSTSGEREGRNLIWSAKPGQKIDLSGKTGVLEFQGEAFWSKYNDILHVKIENPTIDFAKKELIVDGYTKGTMAKEGEVTLRREVLAKLDDLAIDDRGSFVVISSLKPTFTEKVKDLVGFYQGEVGAPFVVTVGMHGEKAPLPILWELFPSAFKNPSNGPVYSDDPLIEVKDLDPGLEKCIRSQYDVAHHLPITNKTMESIQSLKCAALNILSLEGLQYAKNLSSISFHQNSISDLSPLSGLQKLVDVTVSNNLLTSLRGLEKSPKIQQIDASGNYIEDVSPINGLHNITSLNFSNNRISNIDQLRWDTEDTLENIDLSHNRISDISKWNKVPFVSEIDLSHNLISDLGSLPETRGIRKLNIRNNFISDPSPFSIWAKAPYANYVQSLKIAQNAFTDWSPLKDLTKVKEQYTDRIKQVVADFPKAEEDVNKLLNPLSKDAVLVKHADQDKQLKKKIAEIKERVEAKRKAEEARKAEEKRKAEEARKAEEKRKAEEEARKAEEEANQLVKIVSGDLDWGVKESFRKYISGVIAQGKWELSEGATGIFKFPLKAGQDFMPSDFIEANFGGKVHFTGHHGLLDLTISHPTIKKENRQWKLYATVTSRPFDKNDVPKAMLDPKGFKPSGELKTVRAAIATLSEPERVVKTDSAKPMAATLDAPKKAVAEEATLKFATVTLTTEGAHAFSDFYDAGLVIDPITVTVKSKYVKKSDVPNPDNNGSTGDDNQTKPNDDQPKSDKDEDKKSDANASDSQTKPSDDKSSNSDANKDQKAKQIKKCAVDPNKKRITSGNLSWALRSSFTTYIRGSIAHGGWTLGGGASWDGANFNFPATGGLFNTSTRTGNIYYGGTVHFTGHDGILDMTISNPSIAINGNRGSLYMTVSGSDMSGKKFNLGRVNFATITFSGVNVTDGALNFSGASVNLTDAGAKAFAGFYKAGEQLAPMSSSVKLVPATACDPETGELIEYDAFGGNLAQTGLDAQGLLAVSILVLFAGMGMIGLRRRHTFDVVSGVDQK; from the coding sequence ATGAGAAAGATGTTCGTGTCCACTGCGTTGGCTACGGCATTGATGTTCGCAAATGCTGTGCCTGCATTTGCGGCCGACCAAGAATCTGGAAAATCGCCGGTAGTAGCTGGCGCTTCAGAAAGCAATGAGGCTTCGGAAGCTGGTCCGCAAACCGAAGAAACCGCGGAAGAACCTGTCACTGTTCAGGCGTCTCCAGCCGCGACTGAAAGTGAGCCAGAGGAAAAGCTGGTTCAGGAAGCTCCCGAAAAAGAATCAGTTGAGGAAAAATCGGCCGAAAAATCTGCTGTTGACGAGGGGTTGGTTGAGGTCAAGGAAGCCTACGCCAACTGGGATTTCCGGAAGTCTTTCCGTGAGTATGTTGGCATTGAAGGTGAGCGCTTGACTGGAGTCTCTACATCGGGTGAGAGAGAAGGTCGAAATTTGATTTGGTCCGCTAAACCTGGACAGAAAATTGATCTGTCGGGTAAGACGGGTGTTTTAGAATTTCAAGGAGAGGCATTTTGGTCAAAGTATAATGATATATTGCATGTCAAGATCGAAAATCCGACCATTGACTTTGCGAAAAAAGAACTTATTGTGGATGGATATACAAAAGGAACTATGGCGAAAGAGGGAGAAGTCACCTTGCGGCGAGAAGTTCTCGCCAAGCTAGACGATCTGGCGATTGATGATAGAGGTAGTTTTGTTGTTATTTCATCCTTAAAGCCAACTTTTACTGAAAAAGTCAAAGATCTCGTCGGATTCTACCAGGGAGAAGTGGGCGCTCCATTTGTTGTTACAGTCGGAATGCATGGAGAGAAAGCGCCGCTACCCATACTTTGGGAGCTATTTCCCTCTGCCTTTAAAAACCCTTCGAACGGACCGGTTTATAGTGATGATCCGTTGATCGAGGTGAAAGATTTAGATCCTGGATTGGAGAAGTGTATTCGCAGTCAGTACGACGTAGCTCATCATCTGCCTATAACCAATAAAACGATGGAGAGCATTCAGTCTTTGAAGTGTGCTGCGCTCAATATTCTATCTCTAGAGGGACTTCAGTATGCCAAAAACTTATCCAGTATTAGTTTCCATCAGAATTCAATAAGTGATCTTAGTCCTTTAAGTGGCTTGCAAAAATTAGTAGATGTTACTGTTAGCAACAATCTTTTAACGTCCCTTAGAGGTTTAGAAAAGTCTCCTAAAATACAGCAGATTGATGCGTCGGGAAACTATATCGAGGACGTATCGCCGATCAATGGTTTACATAACATCACTTCCTTAAATTTCTCCAATAATCGAATATCTAATATCGACCAACTTCGTTGGGATACTGAGGATACTCTCGAGAATATTGATTTATCACATAACCGTATTTCGGATATTTCCAAATGGAATAAAGTGCCTTTCGTTAGTGAAATTGATCTTTCACATAATCTGATTTCTGATTTGGGGAGTCTTCCCGAAACTAGGGGAATTCGAAAACTGAACATCAGGAATAACTTTATTTCCGATCCCTCGCCTTTTAGTATATGGGCAAAAGCACCTTATGCCAACTATGTTCAAAGTCTTAAAATTGCACAAAATGCTTTTACGGATTGGTCCCCTCTTAAAGATCTCACGAAAGTGAAAGAGCAGTACACTGATCGAATTAAGCAGGTTGTGGCAGATTTTCCGAAAGCCGAGGAAGATGTCAACAAGTTACTTAATCCTCTATCTAAAGATGCTGTTCTAGTGAAACATGCAGATCAAGATAAGCAACTAAAAAAGAAAATTGCAGAAATTAAGGAGAGAGTAGAAGCGAAGCGCAAGGCTGAGGAGGCTCGTAAGGCTGAAGAGAAGCGTAAGGCTGAGGAGGCTCGTAAGGCTGAGGAAAAGCGTAAGGCAGAAGAGGAAGCTCGTAAGGCCGAAGAAGAGGCAAACCAACTTGTAAAGATTGTCTCTGGAGACCTTGACTGGGGTGTTAAGGAATCTTTCCGCAAGTACATCAGTGGTGTCATCGCCCAAGGCAAGTGGGAACTATCTGAAGGCGCTACGGGTATATTTAAGTTCCCGCTCAAGGCTGGTCAGGATTTTATGCCATCAGATTTTATTGAAGCTAACTTCGGTGGAAAAGTACATTTCACCGGGCATCACGGCTTACTTGATCTTACGATCTCACACCCTACTATCAAGAAGGAGAACAGACAGTGGAAGCTATATGCTACTGTCACTTCACGTCCCTTTGATAAAAATGATGTTCCTAAGGCAATGCTGGATCCAAAGGGGTTCAAGCCTTCAGGTGAGCTAAAGACAGTCCGCGCTGCTATTGCGACACTCTCTGAACCAGAACGCGTTGTCAAGACGGATTCTGCTAAGCCAATGGCCGCAACGTTAGACGCTCCAAAGAAGGCCGTTGCGGAAGAAGCAACGCTCAAGTTCGCGACAGTAACTCTGACCACTGAGGGTGCTCATGCCTTCTCTGACTTCTACGATGCTGGATTAGTTATTGACCCAATCACGGTGACTGTGAAGTCTAAGTACGTCAAGAAGTCAGATGTTCCAAATCCGGACAATAACGGTTCAACTGGAGACGACAATCAGACTAAACCAAATGATGACCAGCCCAAGTCCGATAAAGACGAAGATAAGAAGTCTGATGCAAATGCTTCGGACTCCCAAACCAAGCCTTCAGACGATAAGTCATCGAACTCTGATGCAAACAAAGATCAAAAGGCCAAGCAGATCAAGAAGTGTGCGGTAGACCCAAACAAGAAGCGCATCACATCAGGTAATCTCTCCTGGGCATTGCGTAGCTCGTTCACCACTTATATCCGTGGATCCATCGCACACGGCGGTTGGACACTTGGTGGCGGAGCATCATGGGATGGAGCAAACTTCAATTTCCCAGCAACTGGTGGTCTTTTCAACACTTCAACTCGCACTGGAAACATCTACTACGGTGGAACAGTCCATTTCACTGGCCACGATGGCATCCTTGACATGACGATCAGCAACCCGAGCATCGCTATCAACGGAAACCGTGGATCGTTGTACATGACCGTTTCTGGCTCCGATATGAGTGGCAAGAAGTTCAACCTTGGTCGAGTCAACTTCGCAACCATCACCTTCAGTGGCGTTAACGTTACCGACGGCGCACTCAACTTTAGCGGTGCCTCAGTTAACTTAACCGATGCTGGAGCAAAGGCATTCGCAGGGTTCTACAAGGCAGGCGAACAACTAGCGCCGATGTCGTCAAGCGTTAAGCTTGTTCCCGCCACCGCTTGCGACCCAGAAACAGGTGAACTCATCGAATATGATGCATTCGGCGGTAACTTGGCTCAAACCGGTCTGGACGCTCAAGGCTTACTTGCTGTGTCGATTCTCGTCCTGTTTGCAGGCATGGGAATGATCGGGCTACGCCGTCGTCACACGTTCGACGTCGTATCCGGTGTTGACCAAAAGTAA
- a CDS encoding DUF5692 family protein — translation MSSLFLWEIGTPTVYIAWIIVLIAQIAIAEINRRWNWTIFTLWTLAGIAVMPYVIIHGVPMVGWFPFGKFVIMIATATMTGYLLAFGKRHPDKARKYALWMGVALWLGLSINIMEANIRDITIFFQADEYYACAASADCLQGINATHSIDVLNGLPESRNITAPLHSVEWYQALASNFEANHVGIDPATGFRTIGGHWNLVSALAGLLNIITITGLGKIFVTSESKAKTADGKSRVRGLIWVDMVWPWVIAYDLWNHAFLYNALADYTWYCTFALLLACTIPAFTWAKGQWIWFRCFTLMFWIAANNLLPELLVKPSSMTNYATMNPVANIVCAWAALIFNLGLFIYWLYKIIKHKRNPLTNCLYFEMSEFRTIVRHHADEDTARWLTNEIPETPEELGFIDSTSKPANKAKHKK, via the coding sequence ATGTCATCACTTTTTTTGTGGGAAATTGGTACCCCTACTGTTTATATTGCCTGGATCATTGTGCTGATTGCTCAGATCGCTATTGCTGAGATTAACCGCCGATGGAACTGGACAATTTTTACACTGTGGACTCTTGCTGGGATTGCTGTTATGCCATACGTGATTATTCACGGTGTGCCAATGGTGGGCTGGTTCCCATTCGGTAAGTTCGTTATCATGATTGCTACCGCAACCATGACTGGATACCTATTGGCATTTGGAAAGCGTCACCCAGATAAGGCTCGCAAGTACGCACTATGGATGGGTGTAGCATTATGGCTTGGCCTGTCAATTAACATCATGGAAGCCAATATCCGTGACATTACCATCTTCTTCCAAGCCGACGAATACTACGCTTGCGCTGCCAGCGCTGACTGTCTACAAGGCATCAACGCGACACACTCTATTGATGTTCTCAATGGCTTGCCAGAATCTCGCAACATTACAGCCCCGCTCCATTCGGTCGAATGGTACCAGGCACTTGCTTCTAATTTTGAGGCAAACCACGTAGGTATTGATCCAGCAACTGGTTTCCGCACCATTGGCGGTCACTGGAACCTTGTTTCAGCACTTGCTGGCCTACTGAATATCATCACAATCACTGGTCTCGGCAAGATTTTTGTTACCTCAGAATCTAAGGCTAAGACTGCAGACGGCAAGAGTCGCGTTCGTGGTCTTATCTGGGTTGACATGGTGTGGCCATGGGTAATTGCTTATGATTTATGGAATCACGCTTTCCTCTACAACGCTCTGGCTGATTACACGTGGTACTGCACATTCGCACTGTTGCTCGCTTGTACGATTCCAGCATTCACATGGGCAAAAGGTCAGTGGATTTGGTTCCGTTGCTTCACACTCATGTTCTGGATCGCGGCAAACAACCTTCTGCCTGAGCTACTCGTCAAGCCAAGTTCGATGACGAACTATGCCACGATGAACCCAGTTGCCAATATCGTCTGTGCATGGGCGGCCCTCATCTTCAATCTCGGCTTGTTCATTTACTGGCTCTACAAGATCATCAAGCACAAGCGCAACCCACTCACCAACTGCTTGTACTTCGAGATGAGCGAGTTCCGTACGATTGTTCGCCACCACGCCGATGAGGACACCGCACGTTGGCTTACCAATGAAATTCCGGAAACTCCCGAGGAACTCGGATTTATCGATTCCACTTCAAAGCCTGCGAACAAAGCGAAGCATAAGAAGTAA
- a CDS encoding FecCD family ABC transporter permease → MVSAAAGFARRKMRITISFGIVIIALCLSTLLSALLGQYAISVSDVFRSLLAPAGLTDYPQDPLVFSTLWNIRFPRICLGLLVGAALAVAGAVMQAVFSNPLAEPGIIGVSSGASVGAALALVFAPNALAGFSVPLAAFASGLAAAAIVYMLARSQGKADVIVLVLTGIAVTAVCTALASIATYIAPTTARDHIVFWQMGSLNGTVWSHVWIVAVVVIIGIALSFTLSQKLDTLSLGERAAGHVGINVQGLRLAAITLATLLTAAAVSYAGVIAFVGLIVPHVMRLALGPVNRVLLPASMFAGALLITLSDLAARTIIPFADLPIGIFTALVGGPTFFILLRTRLRMGR, encoded by the coding sequence ATGGTATCTGCCGCAGCGGGATTTGCCCGACGCAAAATGAGAATAACGATCAGTTTCGGAATTGTTATTATCGCTCTATGCTTATCCACCCTATTATCAGCGCTGTTGGGACAGTACGCGATCAGCGTCAGTGATGTCTTCCGGTCGCTTCTTGCACCGGCTGGCTTAACTGACTATCCCCAAGATCCGCTAGTTTTCTCAACACTGTGGAATATTCGTTTTCCACGTATTTGCCTGGGATTGTTGGTGGGGGCGGCGCTCGCTGTGGCAGGTGCTGTTATGCAAGCGGTCTTCTCCAATCCGCTTGCCGAACCTGGAATTATCGGTGTCTCATCAGGTGCATCGGTGGGTGCGGCACTTGCACTCGTTTTTGCGCCCAACGCATTAGCAGGCTTTTCGGTTCCGTTGGCTGCTTTTGCTTCTGGACTCGCTGCAGCAGCGATCGTTTACATGTTGGCTCGCTCGCAGGGCAAAGCAGATGTGATTGTGCTGGTTTTAACCGGTATTGCGGTTACCGCAGTATGCACGGCTCTCGCCTCAATTGCTACCTATATTGCGCCGACGACGGCCCGCGACCACATCGTTTTCTGGCAGATGGGATCGCTGAACGGAACTGTCTGGTCGCATGTATGGATTGTCGCCGTCGTCGTCATTATTGGGATTGCGCTGTCATTTACGCTCTCGCAAAAACTCGATACGCTATCACTGGGTGAACGAGCCGCCGGGCACGTGGGAATCAACGTCCAAGGGTTGCGGCTAGCCGCAATTACCTTAGCGACGCTGTTAACAGCAGCCGCTGTTTCTTATGCTGGTGTGATTGCGTTCGTTGGCTTGATTGTTCCACATGTGATGCGGCTAGCTCTCGGCCCAGTTAATCGGGTTTTGCTTCCGGCATCGATGTTTGCCGGTGCACTTCTGATAACTCTTTCGGATTTAGCGGCACGCACAATTATCCCGTTTGCTGATCTCCCTATCGGTATTTTCACTGCACTTGTTGGTGGCCCAACGTTCTTTATCCTGCTACGAACCCGACTACGGATGGGACGATAA
- a CDS encoding heme ABC transporter ATP-binding protein — protein MTSSSRHGTTAISVSGIRFSYGARTILDDVSLTVNYGEVVGLLGPNGTGKSTLVGIMAGDLEPQSGSVAYHGKDLTDFARRELAQTRSVMPQTIEFPFSYMVHDIVAMGRQCWDPDPDKDHKIVAQSLIRTDVGGFETRDVTRLSGGEKARVTLARVLAQEASVVFLDEPTAALDIAHQERTMKICRELAAAGHAVIAVMHDLQLAAAHCDRIALMSSGSIAAYDVPDVVLNSELLSRVYDWPITVARVADGRLVILPE, from the coding sequence ATGACTTCTTCATCTCGCCACGGCACGACCGCCATTAGTGTTTCCGGCATCCGTTTTTCTTATGGCGCTCGCACTATTCTCGACGATGTGTCACTTACCGTAAATTATGGTGAAGTAGTTGGCTTGCTTGGTCCTAACGGCACCGGAAAATCCACCCTAGTTGGAATTATGGCAGGCGATCTCGAACCGCAGTCCGGATCGGTGGCCTATCACGGTAAAGATCTGACTGACTTTGCGCGCCGCGAACTGGCTCAGACCCGCTCAGTCATGCCACAAACAATCGAATTCCCGTTCTCCTATATGGTCCATGACATTGTTGCGATGGGCCGTCAATGTTGGGATCCAGATCCAGACAAAGACCATAAGATTGTTGCCCAGTCACTCATCCGCACCGATGTGGGCGGCTTTGAAACCCGCGATGTCACTCGGCTATCTGGCGGCGAGAAGGCACGAGTGACCTTAGCTCGTGTGCTCGCGCAAGAGGCGAGTGTCGTATTTTTGGATGAGCCAACGGCAGCATTAGATATTGCTCACCAAGAACGCACAATGAAAATTTGCCGGGAACTGGCAGCAGCTGGCCATGCGGTGATCGCGGTTATGCACGATCTGCAACTAGCTGCAGCGCACTGCGACCGAATCGCGCTGATGAGCTCCGGCTCGATTGCCGCTTACGACGTCCCAGACGTTGTACTCAACAGTGAGTTACTGTCGCGCGTATACGATTGGCCGATCACAGTAGCACGAGTAGCTGACGGACGGCTAGTTATTTTGCCAGAATAA
- a CDS encoding P-loop NTPase family protein, giving the protein MPIAHEHEIVSARRVLFYGVTGSGKSTLAREFAQLRHYPLCLVDEQIGFAPASEAVWQNRDENEMRALADQFTQLPEWVCDSAWGKFKDVIFSRADLLVALDYPRYVSLWRLTKRSIKRVIRREHVCNGNIETWRRLFNSESIIRWHFLSFSRKRQWMREQENRSTGIPVVRLTSPSAAEAFLAAVRVSVTDR; this is encoded by the coding sequence ATGCCAATAGCACATGAACATGAGATCGTGTCAGCTCGGCGAGTGCTGTTTTATGGTGTTACTGGAAGCGGAAAGTCAACGTTAGCTCGGGAATTTGCGCAACTCCGTCACTATCCGCTGTGTCTTGTTGACGAACAAATTGGTTTTGCGCCAGCTTCGGAAGCGGTATGGCAAAATCGGGACGAAAATGAGATGCGTGCGTTGGCAGATCAGTTCACGCAATTACCCGAATGGGTATGCGATTCAGCGTGGGGAAAATTCAAAGATGTCATTTTTTCGCGCGCAGATTTGTTAGTAGCTCTTGACTATCCGCGGTACGTCTCACTCTGGCGCTTGACTAAACGCTCAATTAAACGAGTGATTAGGCGCGAGCATGTATGCAATGGGAATATCGAAACGTGGAGACGTTTATTTAACTCCGAATCGATTATTCGTTGGCATTTCCTTTCGTTTTCACGAAAGCGCCAATGGATGCGAGAGCAGGAGAACAGGAGTACTGGGATACCTGTAGTGCGCCTTACGTCTCCGTCTGCTGCGGAGGCTTTTTTGGCGGCCGTCCGCGTTTCGGTAACTGACCGGTAG
- a CDS encoding DUF5692 family protein, producing the protein MFTEIPALDYPVLFAFEVGEWQDYLMLIVVTAALALTAWLAQRNKWVVLAVFVIAPVLLTIFWWPYSTQGTRAEGWFPIVKQYSALAGSLSLVGLQYSQKLRKNQWYLMIPPIILAINILEAVIRDFQCANIHGLDSATGLTISGGAWNYMNGIAGILNLLAISGWVGIFVASNKSKAIMWGDLTLGWIIAYDLWNFAYVYNCLPDRAWYSGLALLASCTIPALFPRMRGSWIQFRAYTLTLWSAVVLTFPHFMHDSTFAHRSSYNETALFIFSFLALVVNIIVFGYHIYRITTFKRNPFKVEIYSDTPEYIRMVRKNASNEDKVTIAARLGKTPEQLGYSRAPKRHKGLRTKR; encoded by the coding sequence ATGTTTACTGAAATTCCAGCTCTGGATTACCCCGTGCTGTTTGCCTTTGAAGTCGGCGAATGGCAAGACTATCTCATGCTTATTGTCGTTACTGCAGCTCTAGCATTAACAGCTTGGTTAGCTCAGCGCAATAAGTGGGTTGTTCTTGCAGTTTTCGTTATCGCACCAGTTCTCCTGACCATTTTCTGGTGGCCATACTCCACTCAGGGCACGAGAGCGGAGGGATGGTTCCCTATTGTGAAGCAATACTCAGCGCTAGCTGGTTCTCTATCTCTTGTCGGACTGCAGTATTCACAAAAGCTTCGCAAGAACCAGTGGTACCTGATGATTCCACCAATTATTCTTGCGATCAACATTCTTGAAGCTGTTATTCGAGATTTCCAATGCGCAAACATTCATGGCCTGGATTCGGCAACCGGGTTAACCATTTCTGGCGGAGCTTGGAACTATATGAATGGCATTGCTGGCATTCTCAACCTTCTAGCTATCTCTGGTTGGGTTGGAATTTTCGTGGCCAGTAATAAGAGCAAAGCGATCATGTGGGGCGACTTAACCCTGGGGTGGATCATTGCTTATGACCTCTGGAATTTCGCTTACGTCTACAACTGCTTGCCCGATCGCGCCTGGTACTCTGGTCTTGCTCTGCTAGCTTCGTGTACAATTCCAGCCCTATTCCCGCGGATGCGTGGTTCATGGATCCAGTTCCGCGCCTACACATTAACTCTTTGGTCCGCAGTTGTTCTTACATTCCCGCATTTCATGCACGACTCAACGTTTGCTCACCGCTCAAGCTATAACGAAACCGCGCTATTCATCTTCTCGTTCCTAGCCCTTGTTGTAAACATCATCGTCTTCGGCTACCACATCTACCGGATTACCACATTCAAGCGTAATCCATTCAAGGTGGAGATCTACTCCGATACACCGGAATACATCCGCATGGTACGCAAGAATGCTTCCAATGAAGACAAGGTTACTATTGCAGCCCGCCTTGGCAAGACTCCAGAACAACTTGGATACAGTCGCGCACCAAAGCGACACAAGGGTCTACGCACGAAGCGCTGA
- a CDS encoding SPFH domain-containing protein — translation MDTSTPVTVAADPVGHSGIRVDVTEKKAWALGSAGTILLFFSILAAIGLSSWFFIQGAIAQDNGTATTQTNVVMTICGIVFLLAFFLLTGFTIVSPGESRVVQLFGTYIGTIRSTGFSYTIPFTNRKKVSVRVRNFETNETKVNDYSGNPINIAAIVVWQVADTAKAQFSVENYEDFIKSQSESALRHIATQHPYDFPVDGRSSLRGSTEDISIELANEVAERVSVAGLEIVETRISSLSYAPEIAQAMLQRQQAAAIVDARETIVDGAVSMVEMALDQLEQKSIVDLDPERRAAMVSNLLVVLCSDGQTQPVINAGGLYQ, via the coding sequence ATGGACACATCAACACCAGTCACGGTAGCCGCCGACCCGGTCGGCCACTCTGGCATCCGGGTAGATGTAACAGAAAAGAAAGCATGGGCACTAGGATCAGCTGGAACGATCCTTCTCTTTTTCAGCATCTTGGCAGCTATCGGACTCTCCTCATGGTTCTTCATCCAAGGCGCGATTGCGCAGGATAATGGCACTGCCACCACTCAAACAAATGTCGTCATGACTATATGCGGCATCGTCTTCTTACTGGCATTCTTTTTACTTACTGGATTCACGATCGTTTCCCCGGGTGAGTCTCGCGTCGTTCAGCTTTTCGGAACCTATATCGGCACGATCCGGAGTACTGGGTTCAGTTACACCATCCCATTCACTAATCGTAAAAAAGTTTCAGTGCGCGTACGCAACTTTGAAACCAACGAGACGAAGGTTAACGACTACTCTGGAAACCCCATTAATATCGCAGCAATTGTTGTCTGGCAGGTCGCAGACACCGCGAAGGCGCAGTTCTCGGTTGAAAACTATGAAGACTTTATTAAGTCCCAATCTGAGTCAGCACTCCGTCATATCGCCACTCAACATCCTTACGACTTTCCTGTTGATGGGCGTTCCTCTCTGCGCGGTTCAACCGAGGACATCAGCATTGAGCTAGCTAATGAAGTTGCCGAGCGAGTAAGTGTTGCCGGCTTAGAAATTGTGGAGACCCGCATTTCTTCCCTCTCTTACGCTCCTGAAATCGCCCAAGCAATGCTACAGCGTCAGCAGGCTGCAGCAATCGTGGATGCTCGCGAAACAATCGTTGACGGCGCCGTCTCCATGGTTGAGATGGCACTCGATCAGCTCGAACAGAAAAGCATTGTGGATCTTGATCCAGAACGACGGGCCGCAATGGTATCCAACCTGCTCGTAGTTCTGTGTTCTGATGGACAGACACAACCAGTCATTAATGCTGGAGGTCTTTACCAGTAA